The following coding sequences lie in one Hippopotamus amphibius kiboko isolate mHipAmp2 chromosome 7, mHipAmp2.hap2, whole genome shotgun sequence genomic window:
- the LOC130857381 gene encoding mitochondrial inner membrane protease subunit 1-like: MYALGHALDVFSRSHASTLKIECIVEKTYGQWWQSLHRTMLRGVLGKTFRLVGYTIQYGCIAHCAFEYVGGVVMCSGPSMEPTIQNSDIVFAENLSRHFYGIQRGDIVIAKSPSDPKSNICKRVIGLEGDKILTNSPSGFFKSHSYEFLSLLLEDTNLPKII, translated from the coding sequence ATGTATGCTTTGGGACATGCTTTAGATGTTTTTTCTAGAAGCCATGCAAGTACCCTAAAAATTGAATGTATTGTTGAAAAGACTTATGGCCAATGGTGGCAGAGTCTGCATAGAACTATGCTTCGTGGTGTTCTGGGGAAAACCTTTCGGCTTGTTGGCTATACTATTCAGTATGGCTGTATAGCTCATTGTGCTTTTGAATACgttggtggtgttgtcatgtgttcTGGACCATCAATGGAGCCTACAATTCAAAATTCAGATATTGTCTTTGCAGAAAATCTTAGTCGACATTTTTATGGTATCCAAAGAGGTGACATTGTGATTGCAAAAAGCCCAAGTGATCCAAaatcaaatatttgtaaaagagtAATTGGTTTGGAAGGAGACAAAATTCTCACCAATAGTCCATCAGGTTTCTTTAAAAGCCATAGTTATGAATTCCTCAGTTTGCTGCTAGAAGACACTAATTTGCCAAAAATAATTTAG